Proteins encoded by one window of Apus apus isolate bApuApu2 chromosome 15, bApuApu2.pri.cur, whole genome shotgun sequence:
- the SAMD10 gene encoding sterile alpha motif domain-containing protein 10 gives MPAASGQGSEECSGRAGGRARRAARRGAGRAAGGAPGGGGARYRPRRGHRGGAGRERPVPAAAQGGAGAPSPPERGPDAPRMSCGQPKDMEAAAAHFSFCRSLLEHTVSAENLSYRLQRNPGSSLTWHDGRSQRPDGGRTVKLLRQPGTEGSQGRACDHYGIYHTSPTLGSLAKPVVLWTQQDVCKWLKKHCPHNYLIYVEVFSHHAITGRALLRLNGEKLQRMGIAPEAQRQEVLQQVLQLQVREEVRNLQLLSRDCTNTVNRAPLGWAVHR, from the exons ATGCCCGCAGCCTCCGGGCAGGGGTCCGAGGAATGCTCGGGGCGTGCTGGGGGCAGGGCGAGGCGGGCAGCACGgaggggcgcggggcgggcggcgggcggagcGCCCGGGGGTGGCGGAGCGCGGTACCGCCCCCGGCGCGGGCaccggggcggggcgggccgggagCGCCCGGTGCCGGCGGCGGCGCAGGGGGGAGCGGGGGCTCCGTCCCCGCCGGAGCGCGGCCCCGATGCGCCGAGAATGAGCTGCGGCCAGCCCAAGGACATGGAAG ccgccgccgctcACTTCAGCTTCTGCCGCAGCCTCCTGGAGCACACGGTCTCGGCCGAGAACCTCAGCTACCGCCTGCAGAGGAACCCGGGCAGCAGCCTCACCTGGCACGACGGCCGGAGCCAGAGGCCCGACGGCGGCCGCACCGTCAAGCTCCTGCGGCAGCCGGGCACCGAGGGCTCGCAG GGCCGTGCCTGTGACCACTATGGCATCTACCACACCAGCCCCAcgctgggcagcctggccaaGCCGGTGGTGCTCTGGACCCAGCAGGATGTGTGCAAATGGCTGAAGAAGCACTGTCCCCATAACTATCTAATCTATGTCGAGGTGTTCTCCCACCACGCCATCACAG GTCGGGCGCTGCTGCGGCTGAACGGGGAGAAGCTGCAGCGCATGGGCATCGCTCCCGAGGCGCAGCGCCAGGAGGTCctgcagcaggtcctgcagctccaggtgcGCGAAGAGGTCCGgaacctgcagctgctcagccgAG ATTGCACCAACACTGTGAACCGAGCACCTCTGGGATGGGCTGTGCACCGCTGA